One Streptomyces sp. CG4 genomic window, GCTGTTCGAAGGCGCGCTCGGCGCGGTCGTCCTCGTCGACACCCGGCGCCTGGAGGTCAGCTTCGACGTCATGGGCCGGCTGGAGGAGTGCGGCGTGCCCTTCGTCGTCGCCGTCAACACCTTTCCGGACGCGCCCCGTTACCCCGTCGAGGAACTGCGTACCGCACTCGACCTGACCCCGGAGATCCCGATCATGGAGTGCGACGTACGGCGCCGGGCCTCCAGCAGGGACGTGCTGATGACCCTGATGCGCTTCCTGCACGCGCTGGCCATGTCCCGCGCCCGCACCTGACCCCTACCTCATCCGAACCCGGTCCGACCGCGGTCGGACGACCCCCACAACCTTCCCGTTCCGGAGCGACACCGTGACGTCTGATTCCTCCTCGCTGACCGACACCGACACCGACCCCATCCCCGGCCCGCCGCCCGGCTGCCCCGCGCACAACCTCGGCCCCGGCGGCCTGCAGCGGCTCTACGGCCCCGACGCGCAGGACCTGGGCGACCTCTACGAGCGGCTGCGGGAGCAGCACGGCACCGTGGCGCCCGTGCTGCTGCACGAGGACGTACCGATGTGGGTGGTCCTCGGGCACGCCGAGAACCAGCACCTGGTGCGCAGCCCCTCCCTCTACACCCGCGACAGCCGGATCTGGAGCCCGCTGGCGGACGGCACGGTCAAGGCCGACCACCCGCTCATGCCGCACATCGCCTGGCAGCCGATCTGTTCGCATGCCGAGGGCGACGAGCACCAGCGGCTGCGCGCGGCGGTCACCGCGGCCATGACCACCATCGACTACCGCACCCTGCGCCGCCACATCGGCCTGCACACCCAGAGCCTGGTCAACAGGTTCTGCGAACGCGGCCGGGCCGACCTGGTCTCCCAGTTCGCCGACCATCTGCCGATGGCTGTCATGTGCGAGATCCTCGGCATGCCGGAGGAGTACAACGACCGGATGGTGCAGGCCGCGCGGGACGCTCTGAAGGGCACCGAGACCGCCATCCAGAGCCACAGCTACGTCATGGACGCGCTGAGCCGGCTCACCACCCGGCGCCGCACCCGGCCCGAGGAGGACTTCACCAGTCACCTCGTCACCCACCCGGCCGGACTCAGCGACGACGAGGTCCGCGAACACCTGCGGCTCGTCCTCTTCGCGGCCTACGAGGCCACCGCGAACCTCCTCGCCAACGCGCTGCGCATGGTCCTCACCGAGCCCGGCTTCCGCGCCCGGCTCAGCGGCGGCCAGATGACCGTGCCGGAGGCGATCGAGCAGTCCCTGTGGGACGAGCCGCCGTTCAGCACCGTCCTCGGCTACTACGCCAAGCAGGACACCGAGCTGGGCGGGCAGCGCATCCGCAAGGGCGACGGCCTGCTCTTCGCGCCCGCGCCGGGCAACCTCGACCCGCGCATCCGCCCGGACCTGTCCGCGAGCATGCAGGGCAACCGCTCCCACCTAGCCTTCGGCGGCGGCCCGCACGAATGCCCCGGACAGGACATCGGCCGCGCCATCGCCGACGTCGGCGTCGACGCGCTGCTGACCCGGCTCTCCGACGTCCAACTGGACTGCGCGGAAGAGGAGTTGCGCTGGCGTTCGTCCATCGCCTCCCGGCATCTGGTGGCTCTGCCCGTGCGCTTCGAACCGAAGCCGCAGCAGGACGTCAACCTCCCGCCGCGTCCCATGGCCGTACCCGCACAGCGTGCCTGGCAGGCCGACCCCCTGCGCACCGAGCAGGCCCCGGCCGCCGAAGCCCGTCCCGCCACGCCGCCCCCCGCCGCCCCGGAGCCCCACCCCACGGCCCCGGAGCCGGCCCGCCGCCCGCGGGGCATCTGGCAGCGCCTGCTCCACTGGTGGCGCGGAGAGTGACCGGAGTCAGCTCTCGCCGGCCCAGGCGTCGTACGACGCCCAGGCCCGGAGCGTGCGGGTGCTGACGAACGCGTGCTCCGCACCGGTGACCGGATCGGTGAACTCCAGCCTCCGCGCGAGCAGTTGCAGCGGACGCCGGAAGTCACCGGCCGGCACCGGGCCGGTCACCTCCGGATACAGCGGATCGCCGAGGATGGGCACGCCGAGCGCGTTCAGATGCACCCGCAGCTGATGGGTCTGGCCGGTCGCCGGCACCAGCCGGTACCGGCCCAGCCCGCCCCGGTGTCCGGCCAGCTCCACATACGTCTCGGCGTTCGGCTCGCCCGCGACCTCCCGGGCCGCCTGCACCCCGCGCTCCTTCACGATCCGGCTGCGCACGGTCCGCGGCAGCATCAGCCCGGGGTCGTACGGCGCGATCGCCTCGTACTCCTTGCGCACCCGCCGGTCCTGGAAGAGTGTCTGGTACGTCCCGCGCTCCTCGGGCCGCACGGTGAACAGCACCAGCCCCGCCGTCAGCCGGTCCAGACGGTGCGCGGCGGTCAGTGCCGGGAGGCCCAGCTCACACCGCAGCCGGGCCAGCGCGGTCTGCGTGACATGCGTGCCGCGCGGGGTCGTGGCGAGGAAGTGCGGCTTGTCGACGACGACGATGTGCGCGTCCTGGTGGACCACGTCCACGGGGAACGGCACCGGCACCTCGGCCGGCAGCTCGCGCTGGAACCACACGAACATCCCCGGCTCGTACGGCGCGTCCGGTGCCACCGCCCGCCCGTCCGCGCCGACGATCAGCCCGGCGTCGAACAGCGCCGCGACCACGCCGGGCCCGGCCCCCGTCAGCCGCTCCACCAGATACCCCCGCACCGTGGCCCACGTCCCGCCGTACGGCAGCCGCACCCGCACGGGATCGACACCGTCGCGCTGGGGGAGCGGGGCGGGCGGGGGCGGCGTACGGCGTCTCATCGGTCAAGGGTACGAGGCGGAAAACCGGTGCACCGACGGGCGGGCGCTCGGCAGGATGTGGATCATGCCGTATCTCATCAGTCCGGTCGTGCCCGCCGGAACACTCGCCCGTACCGCCCAGCCCGCCCTGCCCACCGGCGACGGCCTGTTGCTGCGCCCCTGGCGGGCCGAGGACGCGCCCGCCGTGCACGCCGCCTTCCAGGACCCGCTGATGCACCAGTGGCACATCAGGGCCGCCGACTCCGAGGAGGAGGCCGCCGGCTGGATCGCCCAGTGGCAGAACGGCTGGAAGGACGAGCGCCAGGCCCAGTGGGCCGTCGTGGACGCGGACACCGACGAACTGCAGGGCCGCGTCTCGCTGCTCCAGATCCTGCTCGGCGACGGCTGCGCGGAGGTCGCGTACTGGACCGTCGCGCGGGCACGTGGCCGGGGTGTCGCGGTGCGGGCCGCCACCACCCTGTCCCGCTGGGCGTTCGACGAGATCGGCCTCCACCGCCTCGAACTCTCCCACGCCACGGCCAACGAGGCCTCCTGCCGCGTGGCCGTGAAGGCCGGCTTCGCCGCGGAGGGCACCAAGCGCAGCGCCCTGCTGCACCCCGACGGCTGGCACGACATGCATCTGCACGCCCGCGTCCGCGGCGACTGACCGCACCGTGCACCCGCCCGTCGTGGGCGGTGTGATGATGGAGCGCATGCCGGCCTATGACCTCGCGGACCGACTCGTCGTCGGTGTCGCCTCCAGCGCCCTGTTCGATCTGCGGGAGTCGGACGCGGTCTTCCGCGAGCAGGGCGAGGAGGCCTACCGGGCCTACCAGGAGCAGCACGTGGACGACACGCTCCGGCCCGGCGTCGCGTTCGCGTTCATCCGCAGGCTGCTGTCGCTGAACGACCTCGGCGAGCCGGGCGATCCGCTCGTCGAGGTCATCATCCTCTCCCGCAACGACCCCGACACGGGCCTGCGGGTCATGCGCTCCATCCAGGCCCATGAACTGCCCATCAGCCGGGCCGTGTTCATGCAGGGCAGGTCGCCGCACGCGTTCATCACCGCGCTGAACATGTCCCTGTTCCTGTCCGCGAACGGCGACGACGTGCGCGAGGCGGTCGCCGCCGGGCTGCCGGCCGGGCATGTGCTGGGATCGTCGTACGCGGACGACCCCGCCGACCGTGAGCTGCGGATCGCGTTCGACTTCGACGGGGTGCTGGCCGGCGACGCCGCCGAGCGGGTGTACCAGTCCGACGGTCTGGAGGAGTTCCGGGCGTACGAGGCCCGTAACGCGGCGACCCCGCACGACCCCGGGCCGCTGCGCGACTTCCTCGCCGGGGTGAACCGGATCCAGCGGCGGGAGGAGGAGCGGCGCGCGAGCGATCCGGACTACCCGAGCCGGGTGCATGTCTCTCTGGTGACCGCGCGCAACGCGCCGGCGCACGAACGGGCCGTGCGCAGCCTCAAGCAGTGGGGCGTGCGGGTCAACGGCGCCTTCTTCCTCGGCGGCATAGAGAAGGGCGCGGTCCTGAAGGTGCTCAGACCGCACATCTTCTTCGACGACCAGGTGACCCACCTGGAGAGCGCCTCGCGGACCACGCCCAGCGTGCACATCCCGTTCGGGAAGATCAACGAGACGGCACCCTGACCGCTTACGCGGCCGCCGCGCCGCCCTCCTGCTCGACCTCGATCCGGGCGTTCCAGTCCCGCTTGGAGGCCTGCCAGCCGTCCTCGTCGTGGCCCAGGCGCCAGTAGCCGGAGATCGACAGGTCCTCGCGCGGGATGTCGCGCTCGACCCGCAGCAGCCGGCGCAGCTCCTTCACCCAGCTCGCCTCGCCGTGCACGAACGCGTGCACCCGGCCCGAGGGGAACTCCAGCGCGCGGACGGCCTCCACCAGCGCCGCGCCGACCGGCCGGTCCCCGCGGTGCAGCCAGACGACCTCCACGTCGGAGTCGATCTTCTGCTCCTCCTCCGGGCCCGCCACCTCCACGAAGGCGTGCGCGCGGGCGCCGGCGGGCAGCGCCTCCAGGGACCGCGCGATCGCGGGCAGCGCGCTCTCGTCCCCGGCGAGCAGATGCCAGTCGGCCGCCGGGTCGGGGGTGTAGGCGCCGCCGGGGCCCATGAAGCGGACCGTTTCACCCGGCTGTACGCGGGCGGCCCACGGGCCGGCCAGGCCCTCGTCGCCGTGGACGACGAAGTCCAGGGTCAGCTCGCGGTGTTCGGGATCCCAGGCGCGCACGGTGTACGTCCGGGTGACCGGCCACTGCTCCCGCGGGAACTCGGCGCGGATCCGCTCCAGGTCGAAGGGTTCCGGATAGGTCACGCCCGCGGGGCCGAAGAGCAGCTTCACGTAGTGGTCGGTGCAGGTGTCCGCCGCGAAGCCGGCCAGGCCCTCGCCGCCGAGCACCACGCGCCGCATGTGCGGGGTCAGTCGCTCGGTGCGGATCACCTGGGCGGTTCGGGCCTGGCGAGGCTTTCGTCCCGGACGCTCTGCCATCACGACCTCCTGCAAAATTGGTTAGGTTTACCTAAGTTAGCATCTCGTCCCGGTGCAACACCGCTTTCCTGAGTGCCGGATGGGGGCTTTCGCCGGAAAATACCGGTCAACTTCACGCGGCGAGCGTGGTCAGCAGCCGCTGCAGGGAGCCGCCGAGCCCCCACCGCCCGGACAGCCTGTCCAGGGCCGACGGGTCGCGCGGGGCGTGCGGCAGGGCCGTGTCGACGTCCGGCAGGGGTACGTCGTCGGCCACCCGCACCACCTTCGGGGCGACCGCCACATACGGCCGGGCCTCGTCCAGCCGCCTGCGCTGCGACGGGGTGAGCTTCGCCTTCGGATCGTCCACCGCCGCCATGATCCCGGCCAGGTCGCCGAACTCGGCGAGCAGCTTGGCGGCCGTCTTCTCGCCGATCCCGGCCACGCCCGGCAGACCGTCGCTCGGGTCGCCGCGCAGCAGCGCCAGATCCGCGTACCCCCGTCCGTCGACGCCGTACTTCTCGCGCAGCACCGCCTCGTCGGTCAGCTGGAGCGTGCCGACGCCCTTCAGCGGGTACAGCACCCGGATCCCGCGGGCGTCGTCCACCAGCTGGTACAGATCGCGGTCGCCGGTGACGATGTCCACCGGGCCCGCGGAGCGCGCGGTGAACGTGCCGATCACGTCGTCCGCCTCGTACCCCGCCACGCCGACGCGGGCGATCCCGAGCGCGTCCAGCACGTCCTCGATGACCGGCACCTGCGGGGAGAGGGTGTCGGGCACCTCCTCCTCGTCCGGGGCGCCCTCGTGCTCCTCGGCGACCCGGTGGGCCTTGTAGGTGGGGATGAGGTCCACCCGCCACTGCGGCCGCCAGTCGGCGTCCATGCAGGCCACCAGCTGCTGTGGCCGGTGGTCCCTGACCAGCCGGTCGATGAAGTCCAGCAGCCCGCGCACGGCGTTCACCGGCGTGCCGTCCGGTGCCCTCACCGAGTCCGGCACGCCGAAATAGGCGCGGAAGTACAGGGAAGCGGTGTCGAGGAGCATGAGTCGTCCGGTCACGCTCGCATCATGCCGTACGGCACCGACAGGTGCCTTCCGGTCCGGAACACGTTGCGTGATGCACATCACCGTGAGCCCTGCCACTGGCGGGTTTGCCTCCCCTTGACCTGGGCAGGCGCCGCCACTGGAGCGAGGGAGGTTGCTCTTTTCAACTGTCGGCGACTCTTCGTCTCCCTTTCTGTTCCCGAGACGAGAGGCACGCGTGCAACCGAGGCTTGAGACCGAGCACCTGTTCAAGGTGTTCGGCAGACGACCGGACGAATCGGTACAGCGCCTGCGGCAGGGCGCCGACCGGGAGGAACTGCGTACCGACGGCATCACCGCCGCCGTGATCGACGCCTCCTTCCGCGTCGAGGCCGGCGAGATCTTCGTCGTCATGGGGCTGTCGGGCTCCGGCAAGTCCACCCTGCTGCGCATGCTCAACGGCCTGCTGGAGCCGACCGCGGGCAGCGTCCGCTTCGACGGCCAGGATCTGACCGAGCTGACCGCCCGCGAACTGCGCGAACTGCGCTCGAAGAAGATCAGCATGGTGTTCCAGCACTTCGCGCTGTTCCCGCACCGCAGCGTCCGCGACAACGCCGCCTACGGCCTCGCCGTGCAGGGCGTGTCCCGCGCCGAGCGCGAGCGCCGTGCCGACGAGGCGCTCGCCCTGTGCGGGCTGGACGGCTGGGCGGACTCCTGGCCCGACGAGCTGTCCGGCGGCATGCAGCAGCGCGTCGGCCTCGCCCGCGCCCTCGCCACCGACGCCGATCTGCTCCTCATGGACGAGTCCTTCAGCGCCCTGGACCCGCTGATCCGCCGCGACATGCAGGACCAGCTGCTGGAGCTGCAGCAGACCCTGAAGAAGACCATCGTCTTCATCACCCACGACCTCAACGAGGCCATGCGCCTCGGCGACCGCATCGCCGTCATGCGTGACGGCCGTATCGTGCAGACCGGCACCGCCGAGGACATCCTGCTGCGCCCCGCGAACGACTACGTCGCCTCCTTCATTCAGGACGTCGACCGCTCCCGCGTGCTGACGGCGGGCGCCCTCATGGACGCCTCGGTCACCAGCGACGCCCCCCTCTGCGGCTGCGAGACCGCGACCCGCGACACGCCGTTCACGGAACTGTGCGCGATCAGCGCCCGGCTGTCGCACCGCGTCTCGGTCGTGGACGAGGCGAACCGGGTCGTCGGTGTCGTACCCAGGCAGCGGCTGGTCGGCTTCCTCGGCGACGAGACGGCCGACCCCGCGCCCTGCGACAACCCGGACGGGAAGGTGATCACCCGTGCCTAGGATCCACCTCGGCGACTGGGTCGACTCCGGCGTCAACTGGCTGGTCGACCACCTCTCCTGGCTCTTCGACGCCATCAAGGCCGTCATGGAGGGCATGTACAACGGCATCGACGCCGTGCTCGGCGCGCCCGCGCCGCTGCTGATGGCCGGCATCCTCGCCGTCATCGCCTGGTGGCTGCGCGGCCTTCTCTCGGGCGTCCTCGCCTTCGCCGGATTCGCGCTGGTCGACTCGCTCGCCCTGTGGGACCGGGCCATGTCCACGCTCGCCCTGGTCCTGGTGGCCACCGTGCTCGCGCTGCTGATCTCGCTCCCGCTGGGCATCTGGGCGGCCCGCTCCAAGGCGGTCGGCGCGGCCGTACGCCCCGTCCTGGACCTGCTCCAGACGATGCCGTCGATGGTCCTGCTGATCCCGGCCATGCTCTTCTTCGGCCTCGGCACCGCCGCCGGCGTCGTCGCCACCCTGATCTTCGCACTCGCCCCCGGCGTCCGCATGACCGAGCTGGGCATCCGCCAGGTCGACGCGGACCTGGTCGAGGCCGCCGAGGCGTTCGGCACCACCCCGCGGGACATCCTGTGGCGGGTCCAGCTGCCGCTCGCCCTGCCGACCATCATGGCCGGTGTCAACCAGGTGATCATGCTCGGTCTGTCCATGGTCGTCATCGCCGGCATGGTCGGCACCGGCGGCCTCGGCGGCGCCGTGAACGAGGCCATCGGCCAGCTCGACATCGGCTACGGCTTCGAGGCGGGCGTCGGCATCGTCGTCCTCGCCATCTACCTGGACCGGGTCACCGGCGCGCTCGGCACCCAGCTCTCCCCGCTGGGCCGCAGGGCCGCCGCCAAGGCGCCCACCCGCGTGTGGACGTACCGGCCGCGCCCGGCCGTCGCCGTCGTCGGTGTCGTCGTCCTCGCGCTCGTCGCGGGCGGCATGGGCATCCTCGGCTCCTCCTCCGGGACCTCCGAGGCATCCGGCACGAACGTCGGCAAGGGCAAGGAGATCAAGATCGGCTACATCCCCTGGGACGAGGGCATCGCCTCGACCTTCCTCTGGAAGGAGATCCTGGAGGAACGCGGCTTCAAGGTCACCACCACCCAGTACGCGGCCGGCCCCCTCTACACCGGCCTCGCCACCGGCCAGATCGACTTCGAGACCGACTCCTGGCTGCCCACCACCCACGCCGAGTACTGGCAGAAGTACGGCAAGCAGCTCGACGACCTCGGCTCGTGGTTCGGCCCCACCTCCCTGGAGCTGAGCGTCCCGTCGTACGTGAAGGACGTGAACTCGCTGGCGGACCTGAAGGCCCACGCCTCCGAGTTCGGCGGCAGGATCGTCGGCATCGAGCCCAGCGCGGGCGAGATGAGCCTGCTCAAGAGCAAGGTCCTCAAGGCGTACGGCCTCGACGGCGCCTACCAGGTGATCGACGGCTCCACCCCGGCCATGCTCGCCGAGCTCAAGCGCGCCTACGCCAGGAAGGAGCCGGTCGTCGTCACCCTCTGGTCCCCGCACTGGGCCTACAGCGACTACGACCTGAAGAAGCTCAAGGACCCCGAGGGCGCCTGGGGCAAGGGCGACGGCGTGCACACCCTCGCCCGCAAGGGCTTCGCCGGCGACAACCCGCAGGTCGGCAAGTGGCTGAAGAACTTCTCGATGACCGAGCAGCAGCTCACTGGCCTGGAGTCGCTGATCCAGCAGGCCGGCAAGGGCAAGGAGCAGGACGCCGTCCGCGGCTGGCTGCGCAAGCACCCCGGCCTGGTCGACAAGTGGGCCCCGGTCGCCAAGGACGCCGCCGGGAGCCATGCGGCCGGGTGACCTGACCGGCCCGGACCGCCACCCGAGGGGCGGGCGCCGCCGGACGCCACGGAGCGTCCGGTGCGCCCGCCCCTCGCGGCATCTCCAGGTCCTTGCGGGTACGGCAAGAATCCGGCCAACCACGTTCCGTGACGAGCCTTGGCCCTGGCCGGGGTGCCTGGCCCAGCTGGTCGGCATATTCACCCCCGTCCGCGACCACGTCCCGGGCGGGCCGGAAACCCCGGCACACTGGCGTGAACCGTGAGGTTGGGGGCTCGGCCGCATGACGGGGAAGTGACGGGCGCGTGAAACGGTTTGCCGAACATGCGTAGGGTGCAGAGAAGTCATCAGGAGACGGCTGCCCCGACCCGGTCACCCGGACGGCGGCACGACGAGCGAGGGAGGGAGCCGGAGCGATGGGCGACCACAAAGAGCAGCCCGTGCGGGTGGGCGCGGCCGTCCGGCGGCGCCGCCGCGCCCTGGAGCTGACGCTCGCCGTCGTGGCCGAGCGCACCGGTCTCTCGGTGCCCTTCCTCAGCCAGGTCGAGAACGACCGGGCCCGCCCCAGCCGCACCTCGCTGGAGAAGCTCGCCGACGCCCTGCGTACCACGGCCGTCGAACTCCTCGCCGCCGCCGACCCGGCGGCCAGCGTGGACGTCGTGCGTGCCGACCCGGCCGCCGAGGACGACTTCGCGCCCCGCACCCGCTCCCTGGTGCGCGGCCACCACCAGCTGCACGCCTCCGAGTTCACCGGCGACCACGACGCCGGCCGCGAGTTCCAGCACCGCAACGACGAGCTGATGTACGTCGTCGACGGCGCGGTGGAGATCGAGGCCGAGGGGCGCGCGTACCGCCTGGGCCGCGGGGACACCCTGTATCTGACCGGCGGGGTCCGGCATCGGTGGCGGGCCACGGTCCCCGACACGCGGATCATCGTGGTGGCGGTCGCCGAACACATCGAGGCGGTCCAGGACCGGACCCGTTAGTGCGGGTCGTCTCCCTCGTACCGTCCCTCACCGAGGCAGTCGCCGAGACGCTCCCCGGGGCCCTCGTCGGCGCCACCGACTGGTGCACGCACCCCGCGGACCTCGATGTCCCCCGCATCGGCGGCACGAAGAACCCGGACGTCGACCGGATCGTCGCCCTCGCTCCCGACCTGGTCATCGCCAACGAGGAGGAGAACCGGGCCCCGGATCTCGACGCCCTGCGCGCCGCAGGCCTTCCGGTGCTGGTCACCGAGGTACGCAGCGTGCCGCAGGCCTTCGCCGAACTGGCGCGGGTGCTCGGCGCGTGCGGTGCGCGAAGGCCGCGCTGGCTGGCGGAGGCGGAGCAGGCCTGGACCGACCTGCCCCAGCCGGAGGATCGTAGGACGGCGGTCGTACCGATCTGGCGGCGGCCCTGGATGGTTCTCGGCCGGGACACCTTCGCGGGTGACGTCCTGGCCCGGCTCGGCGTCGGCCACCTGTACGCCGGCCACCCCGAGCGCTACCCCCGCATCCCGCTGGAGGAACTGCGCGCGGCGGCCCCTGACCTGGTGGTCCTCCCCGACGAGCCCTACCGCTTCACCACCGACGACGGCCCGGAGGCCTTCCCGGGGCTGCCCTGCGCGCTGGTCAGCGGACGGCATCTGACCTGGTACGGACCGTCCCTGCGCGCAGCGCCACAGGTGCTGGCCGGGGCGCTGCGAGCAACTCGCCGCTGAGCAGGCCGCGTACGGTGCCGACGGCGGCCGCCAGCCAGGCGGCGGCGAGGACGGTGTACAGCACGACGGCCAGCCCGTCGTAGACCGCGAGGCCGGTGTGCCGGGCGAGCGCCATGGCGCCGGTGACACAGGTGCCGACCGGGAAGGTGAACGCCCACCAGGTCATCGCGAACCCCATGCCGTGCCGACGGGCCCGCACCACGTGTGCGGTCGCCAGCGCCAGCCACAGCAGTGCGAAGCCCATGACCGGGACCCCGTACAGCACGGCGAGGACGCCGAGGCCACGGTCGTACGGGGCCGGTACGACCCCGGGCGCCGCGTCGGCGATCTTGCCGACGGCGGTGGTGGACTGGCCGAGCGGACCCAGGACCAGGAACAGGGTCGGGGTGAGCGCGAGCGGCAGCGGGGCGGGGCCGATCAGCCGGGCGAAGACCAGCGGCAGCATCAGCAGTGTCGCGACGAGGCTCAGCCCGAACATCGCCAGGCACGCCAGCAGCAGGGTCTCGCGGGGCTGACCCGCCGGCAGATACGGGACGAGCAGCGGGCCGAGCGCGGCCGACACCATGGGCGCGACCAGCGGCAGCAGCCACACCGGGGTCGCCTGCGCGGGCTCGACCCGGTGCCGGACGGCCATCAGGTACGGCACGGCCACGGCGGCCGCGAGCCCGACCGCCGTACCGGCGGTGAACAGCACGGCGTCCAGCACGACCGCCGTTCCGGTGCCGATCAGGCCGCGACCGGCGATCAGGGCGCCGCCGCCGACCGCCAGCAGAGCCATCGACAGACAGCCGTAGAAGGGCGCCATGGCCGGGTCGAGGAGATGGGCGCGGGCCTGGTCGGCGTGGCGGGCCCAGTGCACGGCACGGGCCGCCAGCAGGGTCACCAGCAGGATCAGGGAGAGCGCCCAGGCCCCCGCGAACACCTCGGGCAGGGCAGCCGCGTGCGCGGGCAGCGCGACACCGGCGGAGCCGAGGATGGCGGTGC contains:
- a CDS encoding GNAT family N-acetyltransferase, which encodes MPYLISPVVPAGTLARTAQPALPTGDGLLLRPWRAEDAPAVHAAFQDPLMHQWHIRAADSEEEAAGWIAQWQNGWKDERQAQWAVVDADTDELQGRVSLLQILLGDGCAEVAYWTVARARGRGVAVRAATTLSRWAFDEIGLHRLELSHATANEASCRVAVKAGFAAEGTKRSALLHPDGWHDMHLHARVRGD
- a CDS encoding RluA family pseudouridine synthase — protein: MRRRTPPPPAPLPQRDGVDPVRVRLPYGGTWATVRGYLVERLTGAGPGVVAALFDAGLIVGADGRAVAPDAPYEPGMFVWFQRELPAEVPVPFPVDVVHQDAHIVVVDKPHFLATTPRGTHVTQTALARLRCELGLPALTAAHRLDRLTAGLVLFTVRPEERGTYQTLFQDRRVRKEYEAIAPYDPGLMLPRTVRSRIVKERGVQAAREVAGEPNAETYVELAGHRGGLGRYRLVPATGQTHQLRVHLNALGVPILGDPLYPEVTGPVPAGDFRRPLQLLARRLEFTDPVTGAEHAFVSTRTLRAWASYDAWAGES
- a CDS encoding cytochrome P450; the encoded protein is MTSDSSSLTDTDTDPIPGPPPGCPAHNLGPGGLQRLYGPDAQDLGDLYERLREQHGTVAPVLLHEDVPMWVVLGHAENQHLVRSPSLYTRDSRIWSPLADGTVKADHPLMPHIAWQPICSHAEGDEHQRLRAAVTAAMTTIDYRTLRRHIGLHTQSLVNRFCERGRADLVSQFADHLPMAVMCEILGMPEEYNDRMVQAARDALKGTETAIQSHSYVMDALSRLTTRRRTRPEEDFTSHLVTHPAGLSDDEVREHLRLVLFAAYEATANLLANALRMVLTEPGFRARLSGGQMTVPEAIEQSLWDEPPFSTVLGYYAKQDTELGGQRIRKGDGLLFAPAPGNLDPRIRPDLSASMQGNRSHLAFGGGPHECPGQDIGRAIADVGVDALLTRLSDVQLDCAEEELRWRSSIASRHLVALPVRFEPKPQQDVNLPPRPMAVPAQRAWQADPLRTEQAPAAEARPATPPPAAPEPHPTAPEPARRPRGIWQRLLHWWRGE
- a CDS encoding ABC transporter permease/substrate binding protein — protein: MPRIHLGDWVDSGVNWLVDHLSWLFDAIKAVMEGMYNGIDAVLGAPAPLLMAGILAVIAWWLRGLLSGVLAFAGFALVDSLALWDRAMSTLALVLVATVLALLISLPLGIWAARSKAVGAAVRPVLDLLQTMPSMVLLIPAMLFFGLGTAAGVVATLIFALAPGVRMTELGIRQVDADLVEAAEAFGTTPRDILWRVQLPLALPTIMAGVNQVIMLGLSMVVIAGMVGTGGLGGAVNEAIGQLDIGYGFEAGVGIVVLAIYLDRVTGALGTQLSPLGRRAAAKAPTRVWTYRPRPAVAVVGVVVLALVAGGMGILGSSSGTSEASGTNVGKGKEIKIGYIPWDEGIASTFLWKEILEERGFKVTTTQYAAGPLYTGLATGQIDFETDSWLPTTHAEYWQKYGKQLDDLGSWFGPTSLELSVPSYVKDVNSLADLKAHASEFGGRIVGIEPSAGEMSLLKSKVLKAYGLDGAYQVIDGSTPAMLAELKRAYARKEPVVVTLWSPHWAYSDYDLKKLKDPEGAWGKGDGVHTLARKGFAGDNPQVGKWLKNFSMTEQQLTGLESLIQQAGKGKEQDAVRGWLRKHPGLVDKWAPVAKDAAGSHAAG
- a CDS encoding helical backbone metal receptor, with amino-acid sequence MRVVSLVPSLTEAVAETLPGALVGATDWCTHPADLDVPRIGGTKNPDVDRIVALAPDLVIANEEENRAPDLDALRAAGLPVLVTEVRSVPQAFAELARVLGACGARRPRWLAEAEQAWTDLPQPEDRRTAVVPIWRRPWMVLGRDTFAGDVLARLGVGHLYAGHPERYPRIPLEELRAAAPDLVVLPDEPYRFTTDDGPEAFPGLPCALVSGRHLTWYGPSLRAAPQVLAGALRATRR
- a CDS encoding 5'-nucleotidase encodes the protein MPAYDLADRLVVGVASSALFDLRESDAVFREQGEEAYRAYQEQHVDDTLRPGVAFAFIRRLLSLNDLGEPGDPLVEVIILSRNDPDTGLRVMRSIQAHELPISRAVFMQGRSPHAFITALNMSLFLSANGDDVREAVAAGLPAGHVLGSSYADDPADRELRIAFDFDGVLAGDAAERVYQSDGLEEFRAYEARNAATPHDPGPLRDFLAGVNRIQRREEERRASDPDYPSRVHVSLVTARNAPAHERAVRSLKQWGVRVNGAFFLGGIEKGAVLKVLRPHIFFDDQVTHLESASRTTPSVHIPFGKINETAP
- a CDS encoding 5'-3' exonuclease H3TH domain-containing protein, with the protein product MTGRLMLLDTASLYFRAYFGVPDSVRAPDGTPVNAVRGLLDFIDRLVRDHRPQQLVACMDADWRPQWRVDLIPTYKAHRVAEEHEGAPDEEEVPDTLSPQVPVIEDVLDALGIARVGVAGYEADDVIGTFTARSAGPVDIVTGDRDLYQLVDDARGIRVLYPLKGVGTLQLTDEAVLREKYGVDGRGYADLALLRGDPSDGLPGVAGIGEKTAAKLLAEFGDLAGIMAAVDDPKAKLTPSQRRRLDEARPYVAVAPKVVRVADDVPLPDVDTALPHAPRDPSALDRLSGRWGLGGSLQRLLTTLAA
- a CDS encoding siderophore-interacting protein; this translates as MAERPGRKPRQARTAQVIRTERLTPHMRRVVLGGEGLAGFAADTCTDHYVKLLFGPAGVTYPEPFDLERIRAEFPREQWPVTRTYTVRAWDPEHRELTLDFVVHGDEGLAGPWAARVQPGETVRFMGPGGAYTPDPAADWHLLAGDESALPAIARSLEALPAGARAHAFVEVAGPEEEQKIDSDVEVVWLHRGDRPVGAALVEAVRALEFPSGRVHAFVHGEASWVKELRRLLRVERDIPREDLSISGYWRLGHDEDGWQASKRDWNARIEVEQEGGAAAA
- a CDS encoding helix-turn-helix domain-containing protein, coding for MGDHKEQPVRVGAAVRRRRRALELTLAVVAERTGLSVPFLSQVENDRARPSRTSLEKLADALRTTAVELLAAADPAASVDVVRADPAAEDDFAPRTRSLVRGHHQLHASEFTGDHDAGREFQHRNDELMYVVDGAVEIEAEGRAYRLGRGDTLYLTGGVRHRWRATVPDTRIIVVAVAEHIEAVQDRTR
- a CDS encoding betaine/proline/choline family ABC transporter ATP-binding protein — encoded protein: MQPRLETEHLFKVFGRRPDESVQRLRQGADREELRTDGITAAVIDASFRVEAGEIFVVMGLSGSGKSTLLRMLNGLLEPTAGSVRFDGQDLTELTARELRELRSKKISMVFQHFALFPHRSVRDNAAYGLAVQGVSRAERERRADEALALCGLDGWADSWPDELSGGMQQRVGLARALATDADLLLMDESFSALDPLIRRDMQDQLLELQQTLKKTIVFITHDLNEAMRLGDRIAVMRDGRIVQTGTAEDILLRPANDYVASFIQDVDRSRVLTAGALMDASVTSDAPLCGCETATRDTPFTELCAISARLSHRVSVVDEANRVVGVVPRQRLVGFLGDETADPAPCDNPDGKVITRA